In Nodosilinea sp. PGN35, the genomic stretch CAGCCAGGGCAGGGACACCGCTGCCAGCGGCGACCGCCGCCTCTGGCACCAGAGCACCTAAGGGAATCTCGCTTGGGGTTTGGCCCTGGCTAACCTCGCTCTGGTCTTGGTAGTGGGCGATCGCCGCCGCCAGGCGCTGGTCGTAGTCTTGCTGCGCCTGCGCCTGCGCCTCCACCAGCTTTTCTTGCAGGTGCTGCTCGTAGGCCTGCTGAATTTTAGTGGCCGCTTCTTTGAGGCGGGTCTCGTACTGCTTGCGAATGCGCTGTTCGGTGGTGCTGTCGGCGTCTACCGGGGCACCTCCTATCACGCTCTGGCGGGCCCGGTACTCAGACTCTAGCTGGCTGCGCTGCTGTTCCAACCGCGCCTGGTACTGCTCCATTTTTTCGCCCAGCTGAGCTTCGTAGTCCCGCTGCAGCTGCTGGGTGGCGTCGCGCAGCCGCCGCTCGTGCTCGTTCTCCAGGTCTTCCTGGCGCTTTTGGCTCTGCTGCAAGGCCTCGGTCAACTCATTTACCTGGCCCTGGCGCAGGTAGTACCCCACAATAACCGCCAGCAGCAGGCCAATTAAACCAGCAATAATGAGCCCTTGCGTAAGTTGAGGCATGGTGTATCTTCCCCTGTAGAGTTCTAAAGACGAGTTGTAAAGTATTCCCGCCTGAGGGGCAGAAAACCAGCTGCTACCCCGCCTTTGCAGCCACTTTCCAGCCGCTAAATAGTGACGATCAATGATATACGCTGCGTCCCGTTTAGGATCTCAAACTTTGCCTGCTCTGGCCGCGGGCCAGGCGTAGGGCGATCGCTTAGGTCCAAGCTTTGCATGACAGATTATGACCGTCGGGAGAGCCCCTCTGTGGCCCCCTGAAGTCATCCTCTACAATGAAGCTACGGTGTACCGGCACAAAACTGAGTTTGGATCCACCGTACTTGCTCTCCTACGGCTTTGCGTATGACCCATTCTTCCCACCGTCCGCCCGCGGCTACCGATACCTCTGCACCCAATAGTCCAGGAGAGGATGACGCCCTTAAGCTGGCCTGCGCTGTTGCCGCCGCCGCTGATGAGCGCAAGGCGGGCGACATTACGATTTTGCAGGTGGGAGATGTGTCGTATCTGGCCGATTATTTTGTCTTGGCCACTGGCTTTTCGGCGGTGCAGGTGCGGGCGATTACCCGCTCCATCGAAGCCAGTTTAGAGACCGACTACAACCGTCGCCCCCTGCGGGTCGAAGGTCAGGGCGAGGGCAGCTGGATCGTGATGGACTATGGCGAAGTCATTGCCCACATCTTCATGCCTGAAGCCCGAGATTACTACGACCTAGAAGCCTTCTGGGGCCATGCTAACCAAATTCCCTTTCAGTCCTCCAGTCAGCACTTCAGCCCGGCCCAATTTTAACCTTTGGTCCGGTAGAGGCCCTGAAATCGGGGGAGGCTCGTCCTCAGCAGCACAAATTCCCTGCCGGTGATTCCTATTGGTGGGCAATTCGTTTAGGCTATAGCTAGATTTGCGTATTGTCGGTGGCCATGCCTCAACGATGTCCAGTACCGGCTGAGCAGCAGCCCATCAACGAATACCAGGACGTGCGGGAGTCCTGGTTTTATAGCTGGGGCAGTCGCGATCTGACAGACTATCTCAAGCTTCTGGTGATGCTTTGGCTGGTGGGGTGGGTCGTAGCCGGGCCGATGGCCGCCGCCAGCTTCGCCCCCGCCAAACACCCTGCGCCCTTTGCTCTCAGCGGTGCGCTGGGTGCGCTGGGGTTGCCCATGCTGGCGCTGCTTCAGCTCTACGTGGGGTGGGCCCACGTGGGCGGGCGGCTGCGACAAACCACCGTACCCTACGAAGAGTCGGGCTGGTACGACGGCCAGCTGTGGGTAAAGCCCGAAGAGGTATCCAACCGCGATCGCTTAATCGTAGACTACCAGGTGCAGCCCGTTCTCCAGCGCATTCGCCGCACCCTGGGGGTCGTAGCTCTACTGCTTGCCCTGGGGCTAATTGCCTGGCCCTTGGTGTAGCTGCCCTCCCCTTGTACACCACCGCAGAGCATCCCTATATATGACCAGCAGTCGGGTTAATCGGCACCAAACTAAAGAGCTAGAAATCCAGCTGCTGCGGGAGGGTATTGTCGAGTCTACCCACCTGGCCCACGTCGCTGTGTGCGACAACCGGGGGCGCACCCTGTCGGTAGCGGGCAACGGCGAGCTGGGTACTTTTATTCGCTCGGCCCTCAAGCCCTTTCAAGCCCTGGCGGTGACGGCGGCGGGAGCTTTAGAGCGCTACAGCCTCAGCGATCGCGACCTGGCCATCATGTGCAGCTCGCACCAGGGC encodes the following:
- the rsfS gene encoding ribosome silencing factor, with the protein product MTHSSHRPPAATDTSAPNSPGEDDALKLACAVAAAADERKAGDITILQVGDVSYLADYFVLATGFSAVQVRAITRSIEASLETDYNRRPLRVEGQGEGSWIVMDYGEVIAHIFMPEARDYYDLEAFWGHANQIPFQSSSQHFSPAQF
- a CDS encoding CGLD27 family protein translates to MPQRCPVPAEQQPINEYQDVRESWFYSWGSRDLTDYLKLLVMLWLVGWVVAGPMAAASFAPAKHPAPFALSGALGALGLPMLALLQLYVGWAHVGGRLRQTTVPYEESGWYDGQLWVKPEEVSNRDRLIVDYQVQPVLQRIRRTLGVVALLLALGLIAWPLV